In Helianthus annuus cultivar XRQ/B chromosome 9, HanXRQr2.0-SUNRISE, whole genome shotgun sequence, the following are encoded in one genomic region:
- the LOC110877008 gene encoding TMV resistance protein N produces the protein MKNTFNGHEAIIIQQIVQDISLKLRFINLSVDGKLVGMETRVKNVVSSLETGSDDIRIIGIKGIGGGGKTTLARAIFDHISIWFEGKSFVENVREVSKCSGLKELQKQILLDVLNDQSIVESVSDGKNRMKKFMRGKKVLVVLDDVDHINQLEALAGDITWFKPGSRIIITTRDEQVLVAHGVHSYNIHDVSLLSHEEAICLFSRYALMRVIPNQGYEELSRKVVNYAAGLPLTIKVLGSHLCGRSEREWEDALERLKTIPLKETLEILELSYNGLENDQKEIFLDVVCLLKGEMKDEAIRILESCGFRAHIGLSVLEQKSLITISSTDGLRFHDHIEEMGWNIVRRLHPHEPSRHNRLWIKEEIEDILVNELGTKATRSIKLKNTDLNVAIIVEGLKHMKKLRFLSLSPRYGKWNVDGNSEYLPDALQSLDWRGYPFRSLPKMFRANKLVNLEMVASNIFELWEEGERKVLKKIRFIDLTCSKLRTFDLSMTPHLETLNLQGCYGLFELQMPVECPKLKFLNLCGSKVMKFNISLAPSLETLVLHGCKEFEELCSPVECPNLKTLDLFMTKLRNLTLGMTPNLEDLNLRECYEFVELCLPVECPKLKSLNLSVSRVTNLNLEMTPHLETLDLSECNYFVKLHLPVQCQKLKSLDLTGSKVSKLNLGMTPHLETLDLSRCKEFAVRRIIIS, from the exons ATGAAGAACACTTTTAATGG GCATGAAGCTATAATTATCCAACAAATTGTTCAAGACATTTCACTAAAGCTACGTTTCATTAACTTGAGCGTTGATGGGAAGTTAGTAGGCATGGAAACCCGGGTAAAGAATGTAGTTTCATCTTTAGAAACTGGCTCTGATGATATTCGCATTATAGGGATCAAGGGGATAGGAGGTGGTGGGAAGACCACTTTGGCGAGAGCTATTTTTGATCATATATCCATTTGGTTTGAAGGTAAAAGCTTTGTTGAGAATGTCAGAGAAGTTTCCAAGTGCTCTGGTTTGAAGGAATTGCAAAAACAGATACTTTTAGATGTGTTAAATGATCAAAGCATTGTAGAAAGTGTTTCTGATGGAAAAAATAGGATGAAAAAATTCATGCGTGGTAAAAAGGTGCTTGTAGTTCTAGATGACGTCGATCATATAAACCAGCTTGAGGCGTTAGCAGGTGATATTACTTGGTTTAAGCCAGGAAGTAGAATCATCATCACAACAAGAGATGAGCAAGTGTTGGTAGCTCATGGAGTTCATAGTTACAATATTCATGATGTCAGTCTGCTATCACATGAGGAAGCAATTTGCCTCTTTAGTAGGTATGCACTTATGAGGGTGATTCCAAATCAAGGGTATGAAGAGCTATCAAGAAAAGTTGTAAATTATGCTGCCGGTCTTCCCTTAAcaatcaaagttttgggttcacATCTTTGCGGTAGAAGTGAACGTGAATGGGAAGATGCCTTAGAAAGACTAAAAACAATTCCGTTGAAGGAAACTTTGGAGATACTAGAACTAAGCTACAATGGTCTAGAGAATGATCAGAAAGAAATATTCCTAGATGTTGTATGCCTACTGAAAGGTGAAATGAAAGACGAAGCAATCAGAATACTTGAAAGCTGTGGGTTTAGGGCTCATATTGGTTTAAGCGTACTTGAGCAGAAATCTTTGATAACTATATCTAGTACTGATGGTTTACGCTTCCATGACCACATTGAAGAGATGGGTTGGAATATTGTTCGTCGTTTGCACCCTCATGAGCCTAGCAGACATAACCGATTATGGATTAAAGAGGAAATTGAAGATATATTGGTTAATGAATTG GGTACTAAAGCAACAAGAAGTATAAAACTGAAGaatacggatctaaatgtagcaaTTATTGTGGAAGGTCTTAAACATATGAAGAAACtcaggtttctttccttgagtcCTAGATACGGAAAATGGAATGTTGATGGAAATAGCGAATACTTACCAGATGCTTTACAGTCTCTAGATTGGCGTGGATACCCTTTTCGGTCTTTACCCAAAATGTTTCGAGCAAATAAGCTCGTTAACCTTGAAATGGTTGCAAGCAATATATTTGAGCTGTGGGAAGAAGGAGAAAGAAAG GTTCTTAAGAAGATCAGATTTATTGACCTTACATGTTCAAAGTTGAGAACCTTTGACCTTAGTATGACTCCACATCTCGAGACGTTAAATCTACAAGGATGTTACGGCCTTTTCGAACTTCAGATGCCAGTTGAATGTCCAAAGCTCAAATTTCTTAACCTATGTGGCTCTAAGGTGATGAAGTTTAACATTAGTCTAGCTCCGAGTCTCGAGACCTTAGTTCTTCATGGATGTAAAGAATTTGAAGAACTCTGCTCGCCCGTTGAATGTCCGAACCTCAAAACCCTCGATCTTTTTATGACTAAGTTAAGAAACCTTACCCTCGGGATGACTCCAAATCTTGAGGATTTAAATCTTAGAGAATGCTATGAGTTTGTAGAACTCTGCTTGCCCGTTGAATGTCCCAAACTCAAATCCCTCAATCTTAGTGTTTCTAGGGTGACTAACCTTAACCTTGAAATGACTCCACATCTTGAGACGTTAGATCTTTCCGAATGTAACTATTTCGTAAAACTTCACTTGCCTGTTCAATGTCAGAAGCTCAAATCCCTCGATCTAACCGGCTCTAAGGTGAGTAAGCTCAACCTCGGGATGACTCCACATCTCGAGACGTTAGATCTTTCTAGATGTAAGGAATTTGCTGTTAGAAGAATAATTATAAGCTag